From Halomarina ordinaria:
TGACCGCGACCGGGAGCGCGACTTCGCTGCCGTCGCGGGCCTCGCCGACGGGCAGGCGACCGACCGCCATCTCCCCGGGCGCGGCGGTCGCCGTGCCGAGCGTCGTCATTATCCCTACCCGGTAGTCACACGCTCTTAGGCGGTTCGGTCTCGTCACCCGGTCTAGAGGAGCGCCGCGAGCGCGAAGACGCTTTGTGCGGCAGGGTCTAACGCGGGGGTGTGTCAGACCGCGACGCCGCCCCCGGCACCCCCGGCGAGGACGTCCCCGAACGCCCCGGCACCGCCGCGTTCGCCCGCGCGCTGAACGTGAAGCGAAACGGTCGCATCGGCGTCGCCGCCGGCGCGAGCATCGCGGCGCTGGTCTACGCCGTCCGCGTCTTCGAACTGCTGGGGCCCGTGCCGGGGTCGGACGCCGGCCCCGGCCCGGTGCTGTTCCTCGCGCTGGCGTTCGTCCTCGGGGTCGGTGTCGCCCTGCTGGTGACGCTCGCGCTCACGCTCGTCTCGGCGTCGCGGGCGGCCCGCCGACTGTAACCCTACTCGTCCTCGTAGTCGCCCTCGAGTTCGTCGCCCGCGAGCGCCGCCAGACGCTGGGCGCCTGCACGCGTCCCCTTCGTGATGACGACGTCGCCGGCGTGGAGTTCCGTCTCGGCACGCGGCGAGACGACCCACTCGCCGCGCTCGCGACCGAAGCGTGACAGCGTCGTCTCGCCGGCGATGGGGCCGCGCCGGACGGCGATGACGCGCATCCCCGTCTCGGTGGCGACCATCTCCTCGCGCAGCGTCGCGCCGTCGAGGGCGCTCCCCTCCCCGACGCTGAGGCGGACGATGACCTCGTCGGACTCGCGGACGGCCTCGGCGACGACCGGGTGGGTGCCGAGGCCGCGGAGGACGCCCTCGCTTATCTCCAGGGCGGCGTCGGAGATGACCTCCGTCGAGCGCGCGAGGTGGACCAGCCCGCGCAGCGAGACGGGGTCCTCGACGCGCCCGGCCGCCCGGAGGACCCACGCCTCGAAACGCGACTGGAGGGCGTCGACCTCCGCTTCGAGTTCCAGCACCTCCTCGGCGACGGCGGTGCTGTCGAACAGCACCGCCCCGTAGGCCAGGTCGACGGCGAGTTCGCTCATGTTCTTCATCAGCACGATGGAGTCGACGGCCCGCTCCAGGTCGTCGATGGCCGGTTCGGCCGCGGCGACGGGGGCGTACTCCTCGTCGCTCATCTGCCCGTAGACGTCGCCGATGGCCTCCTCGGCCCCGCGGAGCAACAGCACGTCGCCGGCCCGGAGCGTCGTCTCCGCGGCGGGGTTGGTGAGCCACTCCCCGTCGCGGCGAATCGCGATGACGCGCACGCCGGTCTCCGTCTCGAGGTTCGCCTCGCCGAGGGTCCGCCCCGCGAGCGCCGCCTCGGGCGAGAGGGTGACGCGCACGAGCGTCTCCACCGCCTCGGGGAGCGCCGCGCGCATCGCCTCCGGCAGGCCGATGTCCTCGAGGACGATCTTCGCGATGTCGCCCGAGGCGTCGGAGACCTTCTCGGCGGCGCCGACCATCCCGAGGACGGGTGCCAGCGCCTCGGCGTCCTCGGTGGTCCGCGCCGCGAGCAGGAGGCTCATGCGCGCGCGCATCTGCAGGATGTCCATCCGGTCTTCGAGGTCGAGCACCTCCTCGGCGATGGCGTCGCTGCCGAGCAGGACCGCCGAGTACGACAGGTCGATGAGGAGCTCCGCCGTGTCCTTCATCTCCGAGAGAAGCTCCTTCACGCTGACTGGCTGGTACTCGACCTCGCCGCTCATACTCACCCCTCTCGGGGACGAGGTAAAAGGGTTGGCGGGGGGTCGACTCACCCATAGCATGCCGTCGCCGTCGTGCAATCCCGGTATAATAACCCTTTTAGACTCGGCTCTGAAACCGGTAGCATATGGCCGACGAGCTGAAGAAGGGGCTGGAGGGTGTGCTGGTCGCCGAGTCCGAACTGAGCTTTATCGACGGCGACGCGGGCCAGCTCATCTATCGCGGGTACTCCATCGACGACCTCGCTCGACAGGCGAGCTACGAGGAAGTCGTCTACCTCCTGTGGCACGGGGAGTTGCCCGAGGAGGGCGACCTCGCCGAGTTCAGCGACGCGATGTCCACCGAGCGCGCACTCGCCGACGGGATGTACGACCTCGTGCGCGAACTCGCGGACGCCGACGAGGAGCCGATGGCCGCGATGCGCACCATCGCCTCGAACCTCTCGGCGTACGACCCCGACCGCGACGCCGACCCGACCGACCGCGAGGCGAACCTCCGGAAGGGCCGCCGGCTCACCGCGAAGCTCCCGACGGCGCTCGCGGCCTTCTCACGCCTCCGGGAGGGCGACGAACCGGTCGCCCCTCGCGAGGACCTGAGCCACGCCGCGAACTTCCTCTACATGCTCAACGACGAGGAACCGGACGACGTGCTCGCGGAGACGTTCGACATGGCGCTCGTGCTCCACGCCGACCACGGCCTCAACGCCTCGACGTTCTCCGCGATGGTCACCGCCTCGACGCTCGCGGACCTCCACAGCGCCATCACGAGCGCCGTGGGGACGCTCTCGGGGAGCCTCCACGGCGGTGCCAACCAGGACGTCATGGAGATGCTGAAGGAGGTCGACGAGAGCGGCAAGGAGGCGAGGCAGTGG
This genomic window contains:
- a CDS encoding DUF7536 family protein — protein: MSDRDAAPGTPGEDVPERPGTAAFARALNVKRNGRIGVAAGASIAALVYAVRVFELLGPVPGSDAGPGPVLFLALAFVLGVGVALLVTLALTLVSASRAARRL
- a CDS encoding potassium channel family protein; translation: MSGEVEYQPVSVKELLSEMKDTAELLIDLSYSAVLLGSDAIAEEVLDLEDRMDILQMRARMSLLLAARTTEDAEALAPVLGMVGAAEKVSDASGDIAKIVLEDIGLPEAMRAALPEAVETLVRVTLSPEAALAGRTLGEANLETETGVRVIAIRRDGEWLTNPAAETTLRAGDVLLLRGAEEAIGDVYGQMSDEEYAPVAAAEPAIDDLERAVDSIVLMKNMSELAVDLAYGAVLFDSTAVAEEVLELEAEVDALQSRFEAWVLRAAGRVEDPVSLRGLVHLARSTEVISDAALEISEGVLRGLGTHPVVAEAVRESDEVIVRLSVGEGSALDGATLREEMVATETGMRVIAVRRGPIAGETTLSRFGRERGEWVVSPRAETELHAGDVVITKGTRAGAQRLAALAGDELEGDYEDE
- the citZ gene encoding citrate synthase, whose protein sequence is MADELKKGLEGVLVAESELSFIDGDAGQLIYRGYSIDDLARQASYEEVVYLLWHGELPEEGDLAEFSDAMSTERALADGMYDLVRELADADEEPMAAMRTIASNLSAYDPDRDADPTDREANLRKGRRLTAKLPTALAAFSRLREGDEPVAPREDLSHAANFLYMLNDEEPDDVLAETFDMALVLHADHGLNASTFSAMVTASTLADLHSAITSAVGTLSGSLHGGANQDVMEMLKEVDESGKEARQWVDDALDRGRRVPGFGHRVYNVKDPRARILSEKSKALGEAGDMKWYDYSVGIEEYLGEEKGLAPNVDFYSASTYYQMGIPVDIYTPIFAVSRVGGWVAHVLEQYEDNRLIRPRARYVGDRDLDFTPVEER